A portion of the Betta splendens chromosome 2, fBetSpl5.4, whole genome shotgun sequence genome contains these proteins:
- the LOC114842314 gene encoding nck-associated protein 5-like isoform X10, translated as MQMVSLQQQFSRMEETVRSLLQNQGILEQTAVDTVDIMQAYKQDKLTEEVHKQHDGPAENGSPQAAQPLADADPDAGQAEEDGDKTKVLLERLKALEEKNSVLASENESQREQYERCLDEVANQVVQALLTQKDLREECLKLRTRVFDLEQQNRALSVLFQQRIKPASDLLLQKLHSRIMDLSAADLLLEPERSKAFLLSRNTDSPSNEVQLNGKAGLPVAKCLSQLSLAVPAPVYPRSSCSSSELSLSSACSEYSSGSYTWNDGRSCGKMASLTWEKRLSLGSSAPSNICASLEEQLPTRHKESHILEGLRKLQRRKHRSHSASAKVPKSGYKDCMNSNEGIYSLGIKSSSKGVSKPMHVGRIPAAGRKKFSYDSDDADDELAHSSRGDNIPTKDTWFYCTRRSHSISDSLCSWEGVQDNADGGDSSSGIAVTKQPSGYDSKERPEKLMSFINSLLPQGGRTSAFSKPIKLHLNPPDLEGPNHLGDVDDPEELNSESSDIQMPFTQPPEQAEKDSKRLSRDAAKLILQQCLGRDQVRTQSADGRPRPFSLIKEPRGAKCTQSEESILAIFDAEGEPIELCPQKLGSDTKAQGGQVGCAYAAPQDRPTRQRSGNAKNYAILESPEKPSEYQIGTGKTGNSREGSAERLSMQLTPQRKLIKPPNSRTNKGHCILPMNDSAGPKSSASKIPGRNKPLGSPLRLSKGSTTEPSISGNSGLSGQDKSPSSPSVKMSRFIKTSGNSSQSPKAVSSKLPNKAEWSRASNSPHLSRRTLEYADSGEQPTRDKHCETSKNKLRSPSPPPPPGRSTSLLIRPNYEGSPQAHKPAVAQPTTVRGPPPSYHTSLLPNMQSTLPIKDKDCLELDAGYGTALAPQKLVDKTSQHLQKSPAMTQTSTKGTSKRIITKDYLPSANSGCAPEPENAPNSSKNVPPPYSALRGSSIQISTHEIVHQTVQKTPISLPLSLQDPTHTKTEVQNGKTVVSPPNSAMMSPTSVEKASKTRIPMGFKAFLKSPPSHKNSPSIPGKQEKDHINSVSKETVTSNASTQCDSVQQVYNIDSPPKMSVTEGKGEAQCRLLEEEGHTAVLPQEGGVCNKGKRGSQLFSRSISVTTKPHLKPALGTNGAKARSQSFSANYIEKPNINGLDGPGKIRTQIITNSVERGNSLSRQSSLEVPSFGLAESPFHSPRTRLSHYGGMTCSNSHNILPERTIKSGSKGEGLQVTMKEETITSPSQKEVRNLLISDKIGLNNIHKTAKGVSNPQFQPPTSSCVHNTDNLTRDMGGIAASTNESDFSREVKTQTDSPNKPPDTEEKKISPTACTIEEKVMMGIEENVQKCQEQEKVAANEAKQKTGPSLANWFGLRKSKLPALSGKKADSPKGKEEKKELKIGSVLGGKQKKDKKKNDNQQRDSQEVQNLSEVNNKLSSIMDHCNNQMGQIASQIQCTTAFIGKDQFVKELLGRTALKGNCVAATPPGISTPRKHGEMKGDMEICSDTATLLVTQKINLKAENEEGHIPDSACQDHMIGSSCQMRTLDSGIGTFPLPDSVNRVASRHISACEPSPDGATTGSSELHRAAPQSSYPDPSQPDVKVPFLSKTRLRPPKSMGHSLSDPSVTCSSHIQDAQSRLPKLAASDVIRTKRLSLGSPCSIISTEETEAERQMNYKDHYMHSERALRVCTYSGSSSETETEREGTGSTLASPQRTLIHRAKRSDSADQNEETLKRSSVEKSLSIMDYYQHDVFHLEKETRRISQYNLLHEDAPLDGKAGDRLSKEIALEKTPVSGKQQVCLDFSLESLNKLNHSSGSLYQDTALGSHANAGRSVEDCCNEPSSSSFSGKAGADPVGSLSDSLYDSFSSCTSHGSNDV; from the exons ATGCAGATggtttcactgcagcagcaattCTCCAG GATGGAAGAGACGGTGCGGTCGCTGCTGCAGAATCAGGGCATCCTGGAGCAGACCGCTGTGGACACAGTGGACATCATGCAGGCCTACAAG CAGGATAAACTCACAGAGGAAGTGCACAAACAGCACGACGGCCCTGCAGAGAATGGCTCCCCACAGGCCGCTCAGCCACTGGCGGATGCTGATCCCGATGCCGGCCAAGCTGAAGAGGACGGGGACAAAACCAAAGTCCTGCTGGAGCGCCTCAAGGCCCTGGAG GAGAAGAATTCTGTCCTGGCCTCGGAGAACGAGAGCCAGAGGGAGCAGTATGAGCGCTGTCTAGACGAG GTTGCCAATCAAGTTGTGCAGGCGCTGCTAACCCAGAAG GATCTGAGAGAGGAATGTCTGAAGCTTCGGACCAGAGTGTTCGACCTCGAACAGCAGAATCGGGCTCTTAGCGTCTTGTTCCAGCAGAGAATCAAGCCTGCATcagacctgctcctccag AAACTCCACTCTCGCATCATGGATTTGTCTGCTGCAGATTTGCTTCTGGAGCCAGAGAGAAGCAAGGCCTTCCTGCTTTCCAGAAATACTGATTCACCTTCTAAT GAGGTTCAGCTGAATGGTAAAGCAGGTCTCCCTGTGGCCAAATGCCTAAGCCAGCTGAGCCTTGCGGTCCCAGCGCCCGTTTACCCGCGCAGCAGCTGTAGCAGTAGCGAGTTGTCTCTGTCAAGTGCATGTAGTGAATACTCCAGCGGCTCATACACGTGGAATGACGGACGCTCCTGTGGGAAAATG GCTTCTCTGACCTGGGAGAAGAGGCTGAGTTTGGGTTCGTCAGCCCCCAGTAATATCTGTGCCTcattggaggagcagctgcccACAAGGCACAAGGAGAGCCATATCCTAGAGGGACTGCGGAAACTccagaggaggaaacacagaAGCCACTCTGCTTCGGCCAAGGTCCCCAAGTCAGGCTACAAAGACTGCATGAACTCAAATGAGGGCATCTACTCCCTGGGGATCAAGAGCAGCAGTAAAGGGGTGTCCAAACCTATGCATGTGGGAAGAATTCCAGCTGCTGGACGCAAGAAGTTCTCCTACGATTCTGATGATGCAGATGATGAACTGGCACATTCCAGTCGTGGAGATAACATCCCCACCAAGGACACCTGGTTTTACTGTACGAGGCGCTCTCACAGTATCTCAGACAGTTTATGCAGCTGGGAAGGGGTACAGGACAATGCAGATGGAGGTGATAGTAGCTCAGGTATTGCAGTTACTAAACAACCATCTGGTTATGACTCTAAAGAGCGTCCTGAGAAACTCATGAGTTTCATTAACAGTCTTCTTCCTCAGGGGGGGCGGACATCAGCGTTTAGTAAACCAATCAAACTGCACTTAAATCCCCCTGATCTGGAGGGGCCCAATCACCTCGGTGATGTGGATGACCCAGAGGAGCTCAACTCTGAATCCAGTGACATTCAAATGCCCTTCACCCAGCCACCAGAGCAAGCTGAAAAAGACTCCAAGAGACTGTCTAGGGATGCTGCCAAGCTGATTTTACAACAGTGCTTGGGAAGGGATCAGGTTCGCACCCAGTCTGCTGATGGGAGGCCCAGGCCTTTCAGCTTAATTAAGGAACCCAGAGGGGCCAAATGTACTCAGTCTGAGGAAAGCATTTTGGCAATATTTGATGCAGAAGGAGAGCCTATTGAGCTTTGTCCACAAAAGCTTGGGTCAGATACCAAGGCTCAAGGTGGCCAGGTAGGTTGTGCTTATGCAGCGCCACAGGACAGGCCAACAAGGCAGAGGTCAGGAAATGCAAAAAACTACGCCATTCTTGAATCTCCAGAGAAGCCATCTGAATATCAAATAGGAACTGGCAAGACTGGCAACAGCAGAGAGGGCAGTGCAGAACGACTGTCAATGCAGTTGACACCACAAAGAAAACTAATAAAACCACCAAACAGTCGAACTAATAAAGGACATTGTATTCTTCCCATGAATGATTCTGCAGGTCCTAAATCCAGTGCTTCAAAGATACCTGGTCGGAACAAACCGTTAGGATCCCCACTGAGATTATCTAAAGGATCCACGACTGAACCAAGTATCAGTGGGAACTCAGGACTCTCAGGCCAAGATAAATCCCCCTCTTCTCCCTCAGTTAAAATGTCCAGGTTCATCAAGACATCAGGAAACAGCTCACAGAGCCCAAAGGCAGTCAGCTCCAAGCTTCCCAACAAGGCTGAATGGAGTAGGGCCTCTAATTCCCCTCACCTGTCAAGGAGAACCCTAGAGTATGCCGACAGTGGTGAACAGCCAACCAGAGACAAACACTGTGAaaccagcaaaaacaaactcaggtccccttctcctcccccgCCCCCAGGGCGCTCCACCTCCTTACTGATCAGACCAAATTATGAAGGGTCACCTCAAGCACATAAACCAGCAGTGGCTCAGCCAACCACTGTGAGAGGCCCTCCCCCAAGTTATCACACTTCACTTTTACCAAATATGCAAAGTACACTACCCATTAAGGATAAAGACTGTTTAGAGTTGGACGCAGGGTATGGGACTGCACTTGCACCTCAAAAACTGGTTGATAAAACCAGTCAGCACCTTCAGAAGTCCCCTGCCATGACACAGACATCTACTAAAGGCACTTCCAAGCGTATAATCACGAAAGACTACCTCCCTTCTGCTAACTCAGGGTGTGCTCCAGAACCTGAAAATGCACCTAACAGCTCCAAGAATGTTCCTCCTCCCTACAGTGCCCTCAGAGGGTCTTCAATTCAAATCTCTACCCATGAAATCGTCCACCAGACAGTACAGAAGACCCCAATTAGTTTGCCATTATCGCTTCAAGACCCCACTCATACTAAAACAGAGGTGCAAAATGGTAAAACTGTAGTCAGCCCACCCAACTCAGCTATGATGTCACCCACCTCAGTGGAAAAAGCCTCAAAGACTCGTATCCCAATGGGGtttaaagcatttttaaaaTCTCCCCCTAGCCATAAAAATAGTCCTTCTATACCGGGCAAGCAAGAAAAGGATCATATCAACTCGGTCTCCAAGGAGACAGTGACTTCAAATGCTTCTACACAATGTGACAGCGTGCAGCAAGTGTACAATATTGATTCACCACCCAAGATGTCCGTTACAGAGGGTAAAGGTGAGGCCCAGTGTAGGTTACTGGAAgaggaaggacacacagctgtaTTACCACAGGAGGGGGGTGTTTGCAATAAGGGGAAAAGAGGTAGTCAGCTTTTTTCAAGATCCATATCTGTTACTACTAAACCTCATCTAAAGCCTGCCTTGGGTACGAATGGGGCCAAAGCCCGTAGTCAGAGCTTTAGTGCCAATTACATAGAGAAACCCAACATTAATGGCCTTGACGGACCAGGCAAAATTAGAACCCAGATCATCACCAACTCGGTGGAAAGGGGCAACTCCCTGTCAAGACAAAGTTCTTTGGAGGTACCCAGCTTTGGGTTAGCTGAGAGCCCTTTTCACTCTCCTAGGACCAGGCTCAGCCACTATGGAGGCATGACATGCTCAAACAGTCACAATATCCTCCCTGAGAGAACCATTAAATCGGGTTCTAAAGGTGAGGGGTTGCAAGTTACAATGAAGGAAGAGACAATTACATCACCTTCTCAGAAAGAAGTGCGTAACTTACTCATCAGTGACAAGATCGGTTTGAACAACATTCATAAGACAGCAAAAGGTGTCTCTAATCCTCAGTTCCAGCCTCCAACCTCGTCTTGTGTCCATAACACCGACAACCTAACACGAGACATGGGAGGCATAGCAGCCAGTACTAATGAGTCAGACTTTAGCAGGGAAGTCAAAACCCAGACAGACTCTCCAAACAAACCCCCAGATACGGAGGAGAAAAAAATCAGCCCCACAGCCTGCACTATTGAAGAGAAGGTCATGATGGGAATCGAAGAGAATGTGCAGAAATGTCAAGAACAGGAGAAGGTCGCTGCCAACGAGGCCAAACAGAAGACAGGCCCCTCTCTGGCAAACTGGTTCGGCCTCCGTAAGAGCAAACTCCCGGCTCTGAGTGGGAAGAAAGCAGATTCCCCCAaggggaaagaggagaagaaagagctCAAGATTGGATCAGTGCTTGGTGGCAAGCAGAAGAAagataagaagaaaaatgataaccagcagagagacagtcaaGAGGTGCAGAATCTGTCTGAGGTGAACAACAAGCTGAGCTCCATCATGGACCACTGCAACAATCAGATGGGTCAAATTGCCAGTCAGATCCAGTGTACGACAGCCTTTATCGGCAAAGACCAGTTTGTCAAAGAACTTCTTGGCAG GACGGCGCTGAAGGGTAACTGTGTGGCCGCAACGCCGCCTGGGATCTCCACGCCGAGGAAACATGGCGAAATGAAGGGAGACATGGAGATCTGTTCAGATACTGCT ACCCTTTTGGTGACTCAGAAGATCAACCTGAAGGCTGAAAATGAAGAGGGACACATCCCAGATTCAGCTTGTCAAGATCACATGATTG GCTCCAGCTGTCAGATGAGAACCCTAGACAGCGGGATCGGCACCTTCCCTCTCCCTGATTCCGTCAACCGGGTCGCTAGTCGTCACATTTCTGCATGTGAACCCAGCCCCGATGGGGCGACCACTGGCTCCTCTGAGCTCCATCGGGCAGCTCCTCAGTCTTCCTACCCCGATCCCTCGCAACCTGATGTGAAAGTGCCTTTCCTCTCAAAAACCCGCCTACGTCCTCCTAAAAGCATGGGTCACTCCCTATCTGACCCctctgtgacctgcagcagccacattcAGGATGCCCAGAGCCGACTGCCCAAACTAGCAGCTTCAG ATGTTATCAGGACAAAGAGGTTGAGCCTGGGGTCCCCATGCAGCATCATCTCCACAGAGGAGACGGAAGCAGAGAGGCAGATGAACTACAAGGACCACTATATGCACAGT GAAAGAGCCCTGCGAGTGTGCACATATTCAGGAAGCAGCAGTGAAACAGAGACCGAACGTGAGGGAACCGGAAGCACTTTGGCCTCGCCACAGAGGACGCTGATCCACAGAGCCAAGAGGAGTGATTCAG CAGACCAGAATGAGGAGACCCTGAAGAGAAGCAGTGTGGAGAAATCCCTGTCAATCATGGACTACTACCAACACGATGTGTTTCATCTGGAGAAGGAGACCAGGAGGATTTCCCAGTACAATCTGCTGCACGAGGATGCGCCTCTGGATGGCAAAGCAGGAGACAGACTCAGT AAGGAGATTGCTCTGGAGAAGACGCCGGTCAGTGGAAAGCAGCAGGTCTGTCTCGACTTCTCTTTAGAGTCCCTGAACAAGCTGAATCACAGCAGCGGCAGCCTCTACCAGGACACAGCGCTGGGAAGCCACGCCAATGCTGGGAGGAGCGTGGAGGACTGCTGCAATGAgccgtcctcctccagcttctccggCAAAGCTGGGGCCGACCCTGTGGGCTCCCTGAGCGACTCGCTGTACgacagcttctcctcctgcaccaGCCACGGCTCCAACGACGTCTAG
- the LOC114842314 gene encoding nck-associated protein 5-like isoform X7 yields the protein MREKLIHELEEERRLRLESEKRLREVTEESELGRMQMVSLQQQFSRMEETVRSLLQNQGILEQTAVDTVDIMQAYKQDKLTEEVHKQHDGPAENGSPQAAQPLADADPDAGQAEEDGDKTKVLLERLKALEEKNSVLASENESQREQYERCLDEVANQVVQALLTQKDLREECLKLRTRVFDLEQQNRALSVLFQQRIKPASDLLLQKLHSRIMDLSAADLLLEPERSKAFLLSRNTDSPSNEVQLNGKAGLPVAKCLSQLSLAVPAPVYPRSSCSSSELSLSSACSEYSSGSYTWNDGRSCGKMASLTWEKRLSLGSSAPSNICASLEEQLPTRHKESHILEGLRKLQRRKHRSHSASAKVPKSGYKDCMNSNEGIYSLGIKSSSKGVSKPMHVGRIPAAGRKKFSYDSDDADDELAHSSRGDNIPTKDTWFYCTRRSHSISDSLCSWEGVQDNADGGDSSSGIAVTKQPSGYDSKERPEKLMSFINSLLPQGGRTSAFSKPIKLHLNPPDLEGPNHLGDVDDPEELNSESSDIQMPFTQPPEQAEKDSKRLSRDAAKLILQQCLGRDQVRTQSADGRPRPFSLIKEPRGAKCTQSEESILAIFDAEGEPIELCPQKLGSDTKAQGGQVGCAYAAPQDRPTRQRSGNAKNYAILESPEKPSEYQIGTGKTGNSREGSAERLSMQLTPQRKLIKPPNSRTNKGHCILPMNDSAGPKSSASKIPGRNKPLGSPLRLSKGSTTEPSISGNSGLSGQDKSPSSPSVKMSRFIKTSGNSSQSPKAVSSKLPNKAEWSRASNSPHLSRRTLEYADSGEQPTRDKHCETSKNKLRSPSPPPPPGRSTSLLIRPNYEGSPQAHKPAVAQPTTVRGPPPSYHTSLLPNMQSTLPIKDKDCLELDAGYGTALAPQKLVDKTSQHLQKSPAMTQTSTKGTSKRIITKDYLPSANSGCAPEPENAPNSSKNVPPPYSALRGSSIQISTHEIVHQTVQKTPISLPLSLQDPTHTKTEVQNGKTVVSPPNSAMMSPTSVEKASKTRIPMGFKAFLKSPPSHKNSPSIPGKQEKDHINSVSKETVTSNASTQCDSVQQVYNIDSPPKMSVTEGKGEAQCRLLEEEGHTAVLPQEGGVCNKGKRGSQLFSRSISVTTKPHLKPALGTNGAKARSQSFSANYIEKPNINGLDGPGKIRTQIITNSVERGNSLSRQSSLEVPSFGLAESPFHSPRTRLSHYGGMTCSNSHNILPERTIKSGSKGEGLQVTMKEETITSPSQKEVRNLLISDKIGLNNIHKTAKGVSNPQFQPPTSSCVHNTDNLTRDMGGIAASTNESDFSREVKTQTDSPNKPPDTEEKKISPTACTIEEKVMMGIEENVQKCQEQEKVAANEAKQKTGPSLANWFGLRKSKLPALSGKKADSPKGKEEKKELKIGSVLGGKQKKDKKKNDNQQRDSQEVQNLSEVNNKLSSIMDHCNNQMGQIASQIQCTTAFIGKDQFVKELLGRTALKGNCVAATPPGISTPRKHGEMKGDMEICSDTATLLVTQKINLKAENEEGHIPDSACQDHMIGSSCQMRTLDSGIGTFPLPDSVNRVASRHISACEPSPDGATTGSSELHRAAPQSSYPDPSQPDVKVPFLSKTRLRPPKSMGHSLSDPSVTCSSHIQDAQSRLPKLAASDVIRTKRLSLGSPCSIISTEETEAERQMNYKDHYMHSERALRVCTYSGSSSETETEREGTGSTLASPQRTLIHRAKRSDSADQNEETLKRSSVEKSLSIMDYYQHDVFHLEKETRRISQYNLLHEDAPLDGKAGDRLSKEIALEKTPVSGKQQVCLDFSLESLNKLNHSSGSLYQDTALGSHANAGRSVEDCCNEPSSSSFSGKAGADPVGSLSDSLYDSFSSCTSHGSNDV from the exons CGTGAAAAGCTGATCCACGAGCTAGAGGAAGAACGACGCCTGCGACTGGAGAGCGAGAAGCGTCTCCGGGAAGTGACAGAGGAGTCCGAGCTGGGACGAATGCAGATggtttcactgcagcagcaattCTCCAG GATGGAAGAGACGGTGCGGTCGCTGCTGCAGAATCAGGGCATCCTGGAGCAGACCGCTGTGGACACAGTGGACATCATGCAGGCCTACAAG CAGGATAAACTCACAGAGGAAGTGCACAAACAGCACGACGGCCCTGCAGAGAATGGCTCCCCACAGGCCGCTCAGCCACTGGCGGATGCTGATCCCGATGCCGGCCAAGCTGAAGAGGACGGGGACAAAACCAAAGTCCTGCTGGAGCGCCTCAAGGCCCTGGAG GAGAAGAATTCTGTCCTGGCCTCGGAGAACGAGAGCCAGAGGGAGCAGTATGAGCGCTGTCTAGACGAG GTTGCCAATCAAGTTGTGCAGGCGCTGCTAACCCAGAAG GATCTGAGAGAGGAATGTCTGAAGCTTCGGACCAGAGTGTTCGACCTCGAACAGCAGAATCGGGCTCTTAGCGTCTTGTTCCAGCAGAGAATCAAGCCTGCATcagacctgctcctccag AAACTCCACTCTCGCATCATGGATTTGTCTGCTGCAGATTTGCTTCTGGAGCCAGAGAGAAGCAAGGCCTTCCTGCTTTCCAGAAATACTGATTCACCTTCTAAT GAGGTTCAGCTGAATGGTAAAGCAGGTCTCCCTGTGGCCAAATGCCTAAGCCAGCTGAGCCTTGCGGTCCCAGCGCCCGTTTACCCGCGCAGCAGCTGTAGCAGTAGCGAGTTGTCTCTGTCAAGTGCATGTAGTGAATACTCCAGCGGCTCATACACGTGGAATGACGGACGCTCCTGTGGGAAAATG GCTTCTCTGACCTGGGAGAAGAGGCTGAGTTTGGGTTCGTCAGCCCCCAGTAATATCTGTGCCTcattggaggagcagctgcccACAAGGCACAAGGAGAGCCATATCCTAGAGGGACTGCGGAAACTccagaggaggaaacacagaAGCCACTCTGCTTCGGCCAAGGTCCCCAAGTCAGGCTACAAAGACTGCATGAACTCAAATGAGGGCATCTACTCCCTGGGGATCAAGAGCAGCAGTAAAGGGGTGTCCAAACCTATGCATGTGGGAAGAATTCCAGCTGCTGGACGCAAGAAGTTCTCCTACGATTCTGATGATGCAGATGATGAACTGGCACATTCCAGTCGTGGAGATAACATCCCCACCAAGGACACCTGGTTTTACTGTACGAGGCGCTCTCACAGTATCTCAGACAGTTTATGCAGCTGGGAAGGGGTACAGGACAATGCAGATGGAGGTGATAGTAGCTCAGGTATTGCAGTTACTAAACAACCATCTGGTTATGACTCTAAAGAGCGTCCTGAGAAACTCATGAGTTTCATTAACAGTCTTCTTCCTCAGGGGGGGCGGACATCAGCGTTTAGTAAACCAATCAAACTGCACTTAAATCCCCCTGATCTGGAGGGGCCCAATCACCTCGGTGATGTGGATGACCCAGAGGAGCTCAACTCTGAATCCAGTGACATTCAAATGCCCTTCACCCAGCCACCAGAGCAAGCTGAAAAAGACTCCAAGAGACTGTCTAGGGATGCTGCCAAGCTGATTTTACAACAGTGCTTGGGAAGGGATCAGGTTCGCACCCAGTCTGCTGATGGGAGGCCCAGGCCTTTCAGCTTAATTAAGGAACCCAGAGGGGCCAAATGTACTCAGTCTGAGGAAAGCATTTTGGCAATATTTGATGCAGAAGGAGAGCCTATTGAGCTTTGTCCACAAAAGCTTGGGTCAGATACCAAGGCTCAAGGTGGCCAGGTAGGTTGTGCTTATGCAGCGCCACAGGACAGGCCAACAAGGCAGAGGTCAGGAAATGCAAAAAACTACGCCATTCTTGAATCTCCAGAGAAGCCATCTGAATATCAAATAGGAACTGGCAAGACTGGCAACAGCAGAGAGGGCAGTGCAGAACGACTGTCAATGCAGTTGACACCACAAAGAAAACTAATAAAACCACCAAACAGTCGAACTAATAAAGGACATTGTATTCTTCCCATGAATGATTCTGCAGGTCCTAAATCCAGTGCTTCAAAGATACCTGGTCGGAACAAACCGTTAGGATCCCCACTGAGATTATCTAAAGGATCCACGACTGAACCAAGTATCAGTGGGAACTCAGGACTCTCAGGCCAAGATAAATCCCCCTCTTCTCCCTCAGTTAAAATGTCCAGGTTCATCAAGACATCAGGAAACAGCTCACAGAGCCCAAAGGCAGTCAGCTCCAAGCTTCCCAACAAGGCTGAATGGAGTAGGGCCTCTAATTCCCCTCACCTGTCAAGGAGAACCCTAGAGTATGCCGACAGTGGTGAACAGCCAACCAGAGACAAACACTGTGAaaccagcaaaaacaaactcaggtccccttctcctcccccgCCCCCAGGGCGCTCCACCTCCTTACTGATCAGACCAAATTATGAAGGGTCACCTCAAGCACATAAACCAGCAGTGGCTCAGCCAACCACTGTGAGAGGCCCTCCCCCAAGTTATCACACTTCACTTTTACCAAATATGCAAAGTACACTACCCATTAAGGATAAAGACTGTTTAGAGTTGGACGCAGGGTATGGGACTGCACTTGCACCTCAAAAACTGGTTGATAAAACCAGTCAGCACCTTCAGAAGTCCCCTGCCATGACACAGACATCTACTAAAGGCACTTCCAAGCGTATAATCACGAAAGACTACCTCCCTTCTGCTAACTCAGGGTGTGCTCCAGAACCTGAAAATGCACCTAACAGCTCCAAGAATGTTCCTCCTCCCTACAGTGCCCTCAGAGGGTCTTCAATTCAAATCTCTACCCATGAAATCGTCCACCAGACAGTACAGAAGACCCCAATTAGTTTGCCATTATCGCTTCAAGACCCCACTCATACTAAAACAGAGGTGCAAAATGGTAAAACTGTAGTCAGCCCACCCAACTCAGCTATGATGTCACCCACCTCAGTGGAAAAAGCCTCAAAGACTCGTATCCCAATGGGGtttaaagcatttttaaaaTCTCCCCCTAGCCATAAAAATAGTCCTTCTATACCGGGCAAGCAAGAAAAGGATCATATCAACTCGGTCTCCAAGGAGACAGTGACTTCAAATGCTTCTACACAATGTGACAGCGTGCAGCAAGTGTACAATATTGATTCACCACCCAAGATGTCCGTTACAGAGGGTAAAGGTGAGGCCCAGTGTAGGTTACTGGAAgaggaaggacacacagctgtaTTACCACAGGAGGGGGGTGTTTGCAATAAGGGGAAAAGAGGTAGTCAGCTTTTTTCAAGATCCATATCTGTTACTACTAAACCTCATCTAAAGCCTGCCTTGGGTACGAATGGGGCCAAAGCCCGTAGTCAGAGCTTTAGTGCCAATTACATAGAGAAACCCAACATTAATGGCCTTGACGGACCAGGCAAAATTAGAACCCAGATCATCACCAACTCGGTGGAAAGGGGCAACTCCCTGTCAAGACAAAGTTCTTTGGAGGTACCCAGCTTTGGGTTAGCTGAGAGCCCTTTTCACTCTCCTAGGACCAGGCTCAGCCACTATGGAGGCATGACATGCTCAAACAGTCACAATATCCTCCCTGAGAGAACCATTAAATCGGGTTCTAAAGGTGAGGGGTTGCAAGTTACAATGAAGGAAGAGACAATTACATCACCTTCTCAGAAAGAAGTGCGTAACTTACTCATCAGTGACAAGATCGGTTTGAACAACATTCATAAGACAGCAAAAGGTGTCTCTAATCCTCAGTTCCAGCCTCCAACCTCGTCTTGTGTCCATAACACCGACAACCTAACACGAGACATGGGAGGCATAGCAGCCAGTACTAATGAGTCAGACTTTAGCAGGGAAGTCAAAACCCAGACAGACTCTCCAAACAAACCCCCAGATACGGAGGAGAAAAAAATCAGCCCCACAGCCTGCACTATTGAAGAGAAGGTCATGATGGGAATCGAAGAGAATGTGCAGAAATGTCAAGAACAGGAGAAGGTCGCTGCCAACGAGGCCAAACAGAAGACAGGCCCCTCTCTGGCAAACTGGTTCGGCCTCCGTAAGAGCAAACTCCCGGCTCTGAGTGGGAAGAAAGCAGATTCCCCCAaggggaaagaggagaagaaagagctCAAGATTGGATCAGTGCTTGGTGGCAAGCAGAAGAAagataagaagaaaaatgataaccagcagagagacagtcaaGAGGTGCAGAATCTGTCTGAGGTGAACAACAAGCTGAGCTCCATCATGGACCACTGCAACAATCAGATGGGTCAAATTGCCAGTCAGATCCAGTGTACGACAGCCTTTATCGGCAAAGACCAGTTTGTCAAAGAACTTCTTGGCAG GACGGCGCTGAAGGGTAACTGTGTGGCCGCAACGCCGCCTGGGATCTCCACGCCGAGGAAACATGGCGAAATGAAGGGAGACATGGAGATCTGTTCAGATACTGCT ACCCTTTTGGTGACTCAGAAGATCAACCTGAAGGCTGAAAATGAAGAGGGACACATCCCAGATTCAGCTTGTCAAGATCACATGATTG GCTCCAGCTGTCAGATGAGAACCCTAGACAGCGGGATCGGCACCTTCCCTCTCCCTGATTCCGTCAACCGGGTCGCTAGTCGTCACATTTCTGCATGTGAACCCAGCCCCGATGGGGCGACCACTGGCTCCTCTGAGCTCCATCGGGCAGCTCCTCAGTCTTCCTACCCCGATCCCTCGCAACCTGATGTGAAAGTGCCTTTCCTCTCAAAAACCCGCCTACGTCCTCCTAAAAGCATGGGTCACTCCCTATCTGACCCctctgtgacctgcagcagccacattcAGGATGCCCAGAGCCGACTGCCCAAACTAGCAGCTTCAG ATGTTATCAGGACAAAGAGGTTGAGCCTGGGGTCCCCATGCAGCATCATCTCCACAGAGGAGACGGAAGCAGAGAGGCAGATGAACTACAAGGACCACTATATGCACAGT GAAAGAGCCCTGCGAGTGTGCACATATTCAGGAAGCAGCAGTGAAACAGAGACCGAACGTGAGGGAACCGGAAGCACTTTGGCCTCGCCACAGAGGACGCTGATCCACAGAGCCAAGAGGAGTGATTCAG CAGACCAGAATGAGGAGACCCTGAAGAGAAGCAGTGTGGAGAAATCCCTGTCAATCATGGACTACTACCAACACGATGTGTTTCATCTGGAGAAGGAGACCAGGAGGATTTCCCAGTACAATCTGCTGCACGAGGATGCGCCTCTGGATGGCAAAGCAGGAGACAGACTCAGT AAGGAGATTGCTCTGGAGAAGACGCCGGTCAGTGGAAAGCAGCAGGTCTGTCTCGACTTCTCTTTAGAGTCCCTGAACAAGCTGAATCACAGCAGCGGCAGCCTCTACCAGGACACAGCGCTGGGAAGCCACGCCAATGCTGGGAGGAGCGTGGAGGACTGCTGCAATGAgccgtcctcctccagcttctccggCAAAGCTGGGGCCGACCCTGTGGGCTCCCTGAGCGACTCGCTGTACgacagcttctcctcctgcaccaGCCACGGCTCCAACGACGTCTAG